AACGACCGCCCGCCTGCGGCGCTGGGCGCGCGAGCAGCAGGCCGACCTGACCCTGCAAGTCGAGGGCGAGGACGTGCTGATCGAAAGCGGCATCCTGCAACGTATCAGCGACCCGCTGCTGCACCTGCTGACCAACGCCGCGTACCACGGGCTGGCGAGCGAAAGCGCCGAAAGCCGCCGCGCCGCCGGCAAAAACCCCCAGGGCACCGTCTGGATTCGCGCCGCCGAACAGGGCAACTTTCTGGAAGTCACGGTGGCCGACGACGGGCAGGGCCTGGACTACGCCCGCATCCGCGAGCGGGCGCTGGAGCGCGGGCTGCGTTCGGCGCAGGAACTCGAACAGCTCAGCAGCGACGAACTCGGGCGCCTGATTCTTCTTCCCGGCTTTTCCACCGCCCGCGAGGTCGGCAACGTGGCCGGGCGTGGGGTGGGGCTGGACGTGGTCGCCACGGCGGTTCGTCAGCTCGGCGGCGAGCTGCTGATCAGCTCCGAGCGCGGCGTAGGCACAGCGTTTACCCTGCGTGTGCCGACCACGCAGCGCATCATGGACGTGCTGCACCTCGACCTGGGGGCTGGCCACCACGCCGCCCTGCCGGTGGGCAGCGTCCGCTCGCTGCGCGACGTGCCGCTCGGCGACCTGCGCCGCGACGACGGGCAACTGTGGCTCGACTTCGGCGGCCAGCCGGTGCCGGTGGTGGACGCCCGGCCCATCTGGGGGCACGCGCCGCAGGATACGGACACCGAAGCGCACCTCGCCGTGGTGTCGAGCATTTCCGGCCTGCTCGCCCTGCGCGTGCACGACTTCGGGGACATCGAAGAAGTCGCCGTGACCGCGCCCAGCGGCCTGCTCGCGCCGCTCGACTACCTCGCGGGGATGGCGGTGTCGGGGACCGGACAGGTGCTGGCGATTCTCGACCCGGCGGGCGTGCTGCGCCTGAGCCGCCGCCCCGCCACCTGGCTGGGTCAGGCCCAGCGGCAAGTCCAGGCGACTGGCAACCAACGTTTGCTGCTGGTGGACGACTCGCTGAGCGTGCGCCGGCTGGTGGGCCGCATGCTCGAACGCGGCGGTTATCAGGTGGTCACGGCGAGCGACGGCCAGGAAGCGCTCGACCTGCTGCAACAGGACGCCGACTTCGGCGCGGTGGTCACCGACCTCGAAATGCCGCGCGTCAACGGCTACGAACTGCTCTCCGCCGTCCGCGCCCGCCCTGCCACCGCCGGGCTTCCCATGCTGGTCATGACCACCCGCGCCGGGGAAAAACACCAGCGGCTGGCCTTCCAGCTCGGCGCCGACGACTACTTCACCAAGCCGGTCAACGAGGCGCTGCTGCTGCGCCGCCTGGGCACCTTGCAGCAGGCGCAGCAGGCCGGGGTGAGCGCGTGACCGCCGTCCCCCGTTCTCCGGCCCGGCCCGAACTCGTGTCCGCCCTGCCGATTCTGACCATCCTCAACGACCCCGACCGGGCGGCGATGTACCGCCACCTCGCCGGGCAGGCGGGGGTGCCGACCATCGAGGCGGAGGGGGCGCTGCACGCCCTGACGCAGCTCGAGCGTATGCCGGTGGCGGCCATCATCTGCGACGCCCAGATGGAAGACATGAGCGGCGAGGACTTCCGCGAAGTGGTCACCGCCGAGGAAAGCACCCACGACGTGCCGGTGTACGTGCTGCCGCAGTTGCCGGAAGCTGGAAATGGGGACGCCGGGGCGCTGCCCACCAGCCCGCAGGTGCTCGGCGAAGTGCTGACCGAACTGGGCCTTTCACCCGCTCAGCTCCCGGTGCCGCTGCGGACAGGCGCCCCGGCGCACCTGCACGGCGACCTCTCGCAGTTCAGCCTGCCCGAATTCCTGAACTGGGTGGCCGAAATGCGCTTTTCCGGGCACTGGCTGGTCACGGTCAGCAGCCGTCAGGGCGCCGCGCAGCCGCTGGCCGGACATCTGGTGATGCGCGGGGGCGACCTCGTGTACGCCGAGTGCGGCGGGCACAGTGGCAAGGCCGCCGTCTTCACGTTGCTCCAGGCCATCGAGGAATACCGCGACGCCATCTTTCACTTCTACCTCGCCGAGGCGCCGGACGACGTGCGCTCGCCCGACCTGCACGCGGCCACGCCCCGGCTGCTGATCGAACTGGCGGTGGACCTCGACCACCACGCCGCCGGGCACAGCCTGCACTGATTGTGTCGCCCGTACGGCGCCTGTTTTTCCACTGAAGCTGCTTTCCCGCCTTCTTGACGTTTTCTCTTCCGACTGGAGCCCTTTTTCATGCCTGACATCCTCATCGTCGACGACAGCATCAGCGTGCGTAAAGCGCTGGAAATCACCCTTCGCAACCACAACGTCTCCAGCGCCAGCGCCGTGAGCGCCGAGCAGGCCCTCGAGCGCCTCGCCGAAGACCCCGGCGCCTTCGACCTGCTGATGATCGACGTGATCATGCCCGGCAAAAGCGGCGTGGAGCTGTGCGAGGAACTCAAGGCCGACCCGCGCTACGCCGCGCTGCCCGTCATCCTGATGAGCGGCAACGTGGACGACGAGGTCAAGGAACAGGCGCAGCAGGTCGGCGCCGAGGGCCTGCTGAAAAAGCCTTTCCGCTCCGAGGAACTCATTCCCCTCGTTCAGAGCACCCTCGAAGACGCGCGGGAACGCCGCCAGCACGCGGCAGACGCGGTGCAGCCCCCGGCACCCGCCACCGAACAACCGGCAGCCGAGAAGATGGACGACGCGGCGCTCACCGCGCTCTCGGACCTGCTCCAGACCTACGAGGACCACCCCCGCGTGCGCGACGTGGTGATGCTCGACCGCCAGGGCCAGCCGCTGCGTCAGACCGGCAACGTGCTGCCCGAGAACATCCAGCTGTTCGCCCGTTTCTTCACCAACACGGCGGGTGTGCTGGGCAAGCAGATGCTCGGCGAGGACATTCAGGACGTGACCATCCGCTACGGCGGGCACGAGATGGTGATTCACAACCTGCCCGAGCACTTCGTGGTGGTGCTGATGGGCGAGGGGCAGCCCAGCCTGCAAGCCTGAATCCCGTCAGGGCTGCGCTCCCGGCAGCCACTCCCACGCCACGCCGAGGCCCCCGAGCAGCCGCTCGACCTCGGCGTGGCGTTCGCCGCTCACCACGTCCCGAATGAGAATCCGCTCGACCCGGCCCGGCCAGGCGCGGACGAACGCCGCGTAAATCTCCGGGTCGCGCTCACCGCTGTCGCCGAGCAGGGTGAAGGTGGCCCCGGTCTGCCGGGCGAGGGTATCGAGCGCCTGTCCCTTGTGCTGGGCGCCGGACACGCTGGGAAAATCGCGCAGCAGCAGCGGCCCGGCGGGAAAGCCACGCGTGCCCAGCAGCTCCTGCAATGGGGCGCCGAGTCCTTCGGGGCTGTTGCTGAGGTACACCATCGGCCCCCGCGCCGCCTCCGCTTGCAAGAGGGCCTGCACCCCCGGAAACACCGGACGCGTCAGCGCGTTTTGCCGCAGGATGCGCGCCGCGCCGCCCTGCCGCACGCCGGTCACGATGACGGTGTCGTCAAGGTCGGTCACAGTAAGGTGAGCGGCCCTGTTCAACTGCCAGTCGGGCGCCGCCTGTGCCCCGGCGCCCGGCACCTCCACCCGCACCGCTCCGGCCCCCGGCGGCAGCGTGCAGGCGGCGTGGCCCCGATCATCGGTCTGGGTGTTCACCGTCTCTCCCCTTTCCGGCGTGCAGCGCACCGGCACCCCGGCAAGCGGGTTGGGCAGCAGTTGCGAGAGGGTCCGCAGCACATTCACCGCCGCGCTGTCTTCTGCCCGCGCCGGGCGCTGGCCCCAGGGGTCGTCCTCGGCGACGCGCACTTCCACCCGGCCCGGCTGCGGGTGGGCAAGCAGGGTGAGCTGCGCGGCGCTGGCACTGGCGGGAAGCAGGGTGAGGATGGCATAGGTCAGGGCAATGCGGCGCAGCGTCATTTCGCCTGACAGGCTGCCATGAAGTCGTCCGGTTCATCCAGATGCAGGCTGACCCGCCGCGCCTCGCGCTCGCTGCCGAAGAGGCCCCAGAGCCGCACCGGCTCGGCAAAGGTCAGGGTCACGTTGGGCTTCACGTCAATGGCGATCCTCAGGGCGTCCCCGTCGGTTTCAAGGCAATAGGGCGCGGCCCCGGCTACGTTCGCCAGCGGGGTGCTGCCGGTCCAGTGCAGGCCACTGCGGAGGTACAGCCGCTGCCCTCCGACTGTCACCGGGCGCAGACTCAGGGCGCGGGCATAGGCGAGGAGCCAAATGGCGCCCAAGACTTCCAGCACGGTCCAGCCCCACGCTGCCGACTCATTCCAGCGGGCGAGCAGGACGTGGGCCAGCAGGCCTTCCACCAGAGTGGCGAACAGCAGCAGCGTGACGGTGGCTGAAGTCGCCGTGCCCCGGCGGGTGCCGAACGGTTGGCCGGTGGGCAGGCGAGGCCGCCGCACGAGATGGCTGAGCATCAGCATGTCCTGAAGCACCAGCCGGACCCCGCGTGGCTGCGCCGAAAAGCGCGACCAGTACGCGTAGACCCGTTCCAGGTCATCCAGTTCGGCGTACCCCTCCGGCAGCGGCGTCCGCAGCCCGCGCCACGCGAACGCCGCGCCCACCAGCAGGCCGAACGCTTCCAACCACAGGGAGTGCCGCAACAACGGAAACACCAGACCGGCGAGCGCCACGCCGCGCAGCACGATGCCGAGCAGGGGCCGCCAGTGCCGTTCCTGGCGCGGTGTGACCAGAAAAACGAGGGCGGCGGTGGTGAGGGTCGCGTCGAAAAGGGCCGCGTGCGCGAGGCGCGGCGTGTCTTGCGGAAAGCGCACGCTCAGGGCCAGCGCCGCTGTCAGGACAAACGCGGGCCACAGCCAGGCCAGGCGGCGAGGAAAGGGGACCGCACGCAGCGTTTGCACCATGAGTCAGGGTAGATGAAGCGCAACTGACGAAGTGTCCCATCCACCCTAGCCCCGTCCTCCAGCCACGCGGCACAGCCCGCTAGATTGACCGCATGAAGTACGTCTCCACCCGCAGCCAGACCGACCTCGGCAGCTTTTGCGATGTGCTGCTCTCCGGCCTCGCGCCCGACGGGGGGCTGGCGATGCCCGCTTTCATCCCGACCTTCAGCGCGGCGGAGCTGGAGGCCCTGCGCGGCCTGAGCTACCCCGACCTCGCCTACGCGGTGATGCGGCCCTTCATCTCCGACATCCCCGAGGCCGACCTGCGGGCGCTGCTGCACGCGACCTACCGCGCCGAGGTGTTCGGCAGCCCGGACATTACGCCGCTGACACCCCTGGGCGAGTCGGGACTTTACCTGCTCGAACTCTCCAACGGCCCCAGCCTCGCCTTCAAGGACATGGCGATGCAGTTTATGGGGCACGCCTTCGAGTATGTGCTGGAAAAGCGCGACCAGCGCGTGAATATCCTCGGCGCGACGTCGGGCGACACCGGCAGCGCCGCCGAGTACGCGATGCTCGGCAAGGCGCGGGTCAACGTCTTCATGCTCTCGCCGCAGGGCCGCATGAGCGCCTTTCAGCAGGCGCAGATGTACAGCCTGAATGAGCCAAATATTTTCAACATCGCCATCGAGGGCGTGTTCGACGACTGCCAAGACCTCGTGAAAGAGGTGAACGCCGACGCGGAGTTCAAGGCGAAGTACCACATCGGCGCCGTCAACTCGATCAACTGGGGCCGGGTGCTCGCGCAGGCGGTGTACTACTTCCGGGCGTACTTTGCGCTGGGACTGCCTGCGGATGCCGAGGCCGATTTCTCGGTGCCGAGCGGCAATTTCGGCAACGTGTTCGCCGGCTACCTCGCCAAACGGATGGGCCTGCCGGTCGGCCAGCTCATCGTTGCCAGCAATGAAAACGACGTGCTGCACGAGTTTTTCACCACCGGCAGCTATCACGTCCGCCCGGCAGCGCGGGTGGCGGTCACGTCGAGCCCCAGCATGGACATCGGCAAGGCGAGCAACTTCGAGCGCTACCTCTACCTGATTGCCGGGGCCGACGCGGTGCAGACGGCGGGCTGGTGGGACGAAGTCGGCGCGGGCCGCCCGGTGGAACTGCGCGACACGGCGCACTGGCCGGAGATTCAGAGCAGCGGCTTTCGCGCGGGCAAAAGCACCCACGCCGACCGGCTGGCGACCATCCGGCGGGTGGACGAGCAGTTTGGCCGCCTGATCGACCCCCACACCGCCGACGGCGTGCTGGCCGGCGAGGGGTTCCGGCGCAGCGGCGTGCCGATGGTCTGTCTGGAAACCGCCCTGCCCGCTAAATTCGAGGAAACGGTGCGCGAGGCGGTGGGCCGCGTGCCCGAGCGCCCCACACGCTTTGTCGGCATCGAAAGCAAGGAGCGCTTCTGCGACGTGCTGCCCAACGACGCGGCGGCGCTCAAGGCATATCTGGCGGCTAAACTCGGCTGAAGTCAGCGGTTCAAGGCAACGACCTACCCGTCACGCCCCCAACGCGACACCCGGCGAATGACCCAGGCGATTGCCAGCAGCGACAGCAGATAAGACCCGAAACCCCAGACCCAGAACGCCCGCTCGCTCGCTATCTTCTGAGTCAGGTACTCGAAGTTCTGACCGAAAAACCCCGTGAGGAAGGTCAGCGGCAGAAAAATGGTGGACACCACCGTGAGCTGCCGCGCCACCTCACTCTGTTGCTGAGCGGCGAGCGACTGGTACACGTCGAACACCCGCTGACTCAGGTCGCGCTCGGCGCCGAGGCGTTCGACCACCCCTATCGCGTGGTCGTGGACATCGCGGTAGTACGGCGCCTGGGCCGGGCCGCCGACAGGCGCCTCCTCCGGCGCGTGCACGAAAGTTGGCAGGGTGTCGCGCAGCGACAGGGCGACGGTGTAAGCCTCATGGGTGACTTCCTCAAGCGAAAAAATGCGCTGAAGCAGCTCGGGATGCACGACCTGGCTGCGCGTCATCGTCGTGCGGACCTCGCGCAGTTCGCGCTCAATCTGGTCGGTCAGCTCGCGCAGATTGTCCACGATGGTGTCCAGAATCACGTAGGTCAGCGAACTGGCACTGGAACGCCACGCGGCGGGGACAAGTTGCCAGCGCTCCACGATTTCCTCGTCGGCGAACAGCGGCTGATGCTGAATGGTCAGTACGAACCGTTGCCCGATAAACAGCGCCATTTCGTGCAGTTGCAAGCGGTCCTGCGACGGCAAGGAGGCGCCGTGCAGCACCACGAACCAGAAGGTGTCGTAGGGCTCCACCTTGACCCGCTGCCCACCCACGAGCGCGTCCTCGATCGCCAGCGGGTGCAGGTCGAACGGCTCGCGCAGGGCTTCGAGGTCGGCGGGGTCCGGGTTGACCAGATCGAACCACACGAACGCCTGCGGGTCGTCCAGCAGCCCACGCGCGAGGTTCAGGTCCAGCGGAAGGTGCCGCACCTTGCCGTCCCGGAACACATGCGCCTCGGCATGGGGCGCGGGTTGACCACTTCCATCCAGCAAAGGGTCGCCCGGTCCGGCGTCTGTCGGAGGACGTGGCGGCGCCGACTGGGAAGAAGGAGACGTGGCATCCGCAGCGGGAGAAGCGGCCATGCGCCACATCATAAGCGCCGCTGTGCTCGCTGCCGACCGAGGAGTCAGGGAAAACGACAAAAGCTGTGTAGGGCTCGCCGACGCTCAGGCCGGCGAATCGGCTAGAGTCCGCCTCACTCATGGCCCGGCCCTCCTCTCCCCCCGGCAACGAGCTGTCCACCGACCCCGCTCAGCTCGAAGGGCTGCTGCGCGAAAACGCCGAAATCAACCGCCTGCTGCGCGAACAGGCCGAGCTGGGGCTCACGCAGCTTCACCGGCCCATCGAGCAACTCGGGGTGCTGCTCAGCCGCCCGGCGGTGGTCGTCACGGCGTTTGTCCTGTTTCTGCTGTGGATCGTGCTCAACCTCGACATCAAGGTGATCACCCACAAGCCCTGGGACGAGCCGCCGTTTTTCTGGCTTCAGGGACTGATCGGGCTGCTGAGCCTGATTACCACCGTGACTGTGTTAATTTCACAGGCGCGGCAGGCGCAACTCGCCGAGCAACGGGCGCAACTTCAGTTGCAGATCGTCCTGCTCACCGAGCAGCGCAGCGCCAAGATCATCGCCCTGCTGGAAGAACTACGCCGCGACCTGCCCAACGTGCGCGACCGCCCCGACCCCGAAGCCGAGGCGCTGAAACAGGCGAGCGACCCCGAGGCCATTCTGGAAGCGCTGCAAACCCTGGAAGAAGGCGGCCCGACCAGCCTGCCTGCCAGGGAAGACGGCTGAACAGTGAGCGGTGACCGCAGACGAACCCCTATGCTGCGGGGCATGTCCCCTTCTTCCCTGCTCGACGCCGTGGTGGTCGGCGCCGGTCCCAACGGTCTCGCGGCGGCGGTCACCCTGGCGCGCGCCGGGCTGCGGGTGCAGGTGCTCGAGGCGCATGAGCGCGTGGGCGGTGGCCTGAGCAGCGCCGAACTCACCCTGCCCGGCTTCGTGCATGACGTGGGCTCGGCCATTCACCCGCTCGCCGCCGCCTCGCCCGCATTCCGGGAGTGGCCGCTGCACGCTTTCGGGCTGCGCTGGATTCACCCGCCGGCACCGCTGGGACAAACGCTCGCGGGCGGCGGCAGCGTGACGCTCGAGCGCGACCTCAGCGCGACTGCTGCGGTCCTGGGCGCCGACGGCCCCGCCTGGGAACGCCTCTTCGCGCCGCTGGTGCAGGAGTGGGAAGAGCTGCTGGACGATATTTTGCGGCCTCTCCCCCACGTGCCGCGCCACCCGTTCACGCTCGCCCGCTTCGGCCTGCGGGCGCTGCCTCCGGCTGACCTGCTGGGCCGCACGCTCTTTCGCACGCCGCAGGCCCGCGCCCTGTGGRACGGCATCGCCGCGCACACTGGGTTGCCACTGACCACGCCCGGCACCTCGGCCATGACGCTGGTGCTGGCGCTGACGGCGCACGCGGTGGGCTGGCCTTTTCCAGCAGGCGGCGCCCAGGCGCTGGCCGACGCGCTGCGGAGGTATCTGGAATATCTGGGAGGCGAGGTGATTACGGGCGTGCGCGTCAGCCAGCCGCGCGACCTGCCCCCGGCCCGTGTGACGCTGGTGGATTCCAGCCCGGCGGTGCTCCTCCGCCTGCTCGGGGACCGCGCTCCGGCGAGTTACCGCGCCGCGCTGTCCCGCTACCGCTACGGCGCGGGGATGCAGAAATTCGACTACGCGCTCAGCGGCCCGTTGCCCTGGCAAGACGAGCGGCTGCGGCGGGCGGCCACCGTTCACATCGCCGGAAGCGCCGCTGAAATCGTGGCGTCCGAAGCGTCGTTGCAGTCGGAGCGGCCCTACCTCCTCGCCGCGCAGCACAGCCTTTTTGACCCCTCACGTGCCCCGGCGGGCGGGCACACCCTGTGGGTCTACGCCCACGTCCCCAACGGCTCGGACGCCGACTTGCGGCCCCGGGTCGAAGCGCAACTCGAACGCTTTGCCCCCGGTTTCCACGAGCGGGTGCTCGCCTGCCGGGTGACCACCGCGTCGCAGCTTGAGCGCTTTAGCCCGGTCTTCGTTGGCGGCGACGTGGCGGGCGGGGCGGTGACCCTGCCGCAGCTTGTCGCGCGCCCGGTGCTGTCGGCGGCTCCCTACCGCACGCCGGTGCGCGGGGTGTATCTGTGTTCGAGCTCCACGCCTCCCGGTGGCGGCATTCACGGCATGTGCGGGGTCAACGCGGCACGAACGGCGCTGGCAGACGAGTTCGGCTTCAGGAAGTAAAGCCGCCCTCAGCCGGGCAGGTCCACACAAAATTCGCTTAAGGCCCCTGCAACCCGCCACGCCCCCAGCTTCGGCACACTGGGCAGCAGGAGACCTCATGACCAACGACGACAAGACCAAGCAGGCCAATGGCCAGCCCGAAACCGCCGCCACCGAGAACATGCCGCAGGAGGTGCCCGCCGAAACCCAGGAGCAGCAGCCCGGCAGCGAAGCCGAAATGAGCCTGGCCCCGGTGGTCATCCGTGACGATTACCGGGGCAGCGACAAGCTGAAGGGCAAGGTGGCCCTCATCAGCGGCGGCGACAGCGGCATCGGGCGCGCGGTGGCCGTGCATTTTGCCCGCGAGGGGGCCGACGTGGCGATCTTGTACCTCGACGAGCACCAGGACGCGCGGGACACCCTGAAGATGGTGCAGGCCGAGGGCCGCCAGGGCCTGATCATCGCTGGCGACATTGGCGATCCCAAGTTCTGTCAGGACGCGGTGGCGCAGGTAATGAAGGAACTCGGCAAGCTCGACATTCTGGTCAACAACGCCGCCGAGCAGCACCCGCAGGAAAACCTCACCGACATCACCCCGGAGCAGCTCGAACGGACCTTCCGCACCAACATTTTCGGCATGTTCTACCTGACCCAGGCCGCCCTGCCACACCTGCAAAAAGGCGCCGTGATCGTCAACACCACCTCGGTCACCGCGTATAAGGGCAGCCCCGAACTGCTCGACTACTCCAGCACCAAGGGCGCCATCCTCGCCTTTACCCGCAGCCTGTCGCAAAACCTCGCCGACAAGGGCATTCGCGTCAACGCCGTGGCGCCCGGCCCCATCTGGACGCCGCTCATTCCCTCCACTTTTGACCAGAAGCGGGTGGCCGAGCACGGCAAAAAGACCCCGCTCGAGCGCCCCGGCCAGCCCGCCGAAGTCGCGCCGAGCTACGTGTTCCTCGCGTCGGAGGACAGCAGCTACATCACCGGGCAAGTCCTGCACCCCAACGGTGGGGACGTGGTCAACGGCTGACACGGCAGCAATAAAAAGGCCAGCGAGGGAAATCCTCCTGGCTTTTTTTCTGTCTGAACTCAGCGGTGCTGGTTGCGGCTGTCCTCGGGGGTGCGGTTGTCCTCCTGATCGGGGAATTCGTCGCCGCGCACCCGGTAGTAGCGCCGCAGCCACTGCCCCAGCCCGCTCAGGTCGGGAAACAGGGTCCGCTCGGTGATGTTCGCCTGATCGAGCCGGTCGCGCACTTCCCACTTCAGCTCGGCGGGCAGCAGCACACGCCGGGCGGCGCCGTCGTATTGGCCCAGCCACGTTTCTAGGTCGTCCTCGGGGTTGGACAGCATGGAAAACAGCGCCGACTGCTGCACGATGCGCTGGTCGAGCGAAGGTGGCTCCAGAAACATCAGGAAAGGGCGCCCGCTTTCACGCTCCATGCGTTCGAGCCAGTGGATGTCGGCGTCGAAGCTCAGGCCCTGAAGCCTCTCCCCCGCGCTGAACGTCGCCAGCATGTCGGTGGTAAACACACTGCTGCCCTAAACACACTGCTGCCCTCATGCCGCAGCAGGTGCGAGAGCGGCCCCGGCAGCGCGGCGTTGGTCGTCGCCATGTCAAGCATCCAGATCACGCCGTCTTTGTCGTAGTCGCGCTCCTCGGCGGTGGCAAAGTGCAGCGCGACAAGCGGCGAATAGCTCCAGTCGAGCAGCCGGGTCGGCAACCCGTGGTGCTGCCCGAGCGCCAGCCAGTACCACAGCACATTCTCGGTCTGCACGTTCGCCTGCGTGTACTTGCGAAACGCGCGTACCAGATGCCGCTCGATATCGCGCGTTTCCCCGGCGAGGCGCTGAAGCGAGGTCGTCAACCGGGCAGCGCGGCCCTGGCCCCGAAACACGTAGGGCGAGCGAAAACGCCGCAGCTCCGCGTTCCAGGAATTCTGGTTGAGCACCTCAAGCAATTCGAGCCAGCTGGCAACCCGAATGTCTTCCACGGCCTTTACTCCGCGTTGCCCTGTTCCGGCTGGCCCTGCAAGCGGCGGAAAGTCGCCAGCGCCTGCGCCACCACCTGGTCCATGTTGTAGTAGCGGTAGGTCGCCAGGCGGCCCACGAAGGTCACGTCCTGGGCGGCGTCAGCGAGCGCCTCGTACTTCTTGTACAGCTCGGCATTTTCGGGGCGCGGCACCGGATAGTAGGGGTCGCCCTCGGCGCGGGGGTACTCGTACACCACGCTGGTCTGGTGGTGCCGCTGCCCGGTGATGTGCTTGAACTCGCTCACGCGGGTGTAGGCGTAGTCGTTGGGGTAATTGACGGTGCCGGTGGGCAGCAGTTGCTCGGTGTCGTGCGTCTCGTGCCTGAATTCCAGGCTGCGGTAAGGCAACTTGCCGTAGCAGAAGTCGAAAAAGGCGTCCACCGGCCCGGTGTAGATCATGTGCTGGAAGGGAATGAAGTCCGCAATTTCGCGGTAATCGGTGTTCAGCATGACCTTGATATTCGGGCTGCTGAGCATGTTCTGGAACATCCGGGTGTAGCCGTGCAGCGGCATCGCCTGATAGGTGTCGGCGAAGTAGCGGTTGTCGCGGTTGGTGCGCGTAGGCACACGGGCGGTCACGCTGGCGTCGAGTTCGCTGGGGTCCAGGCCCCACTGCTTGCGGGTGTAGCCGCGAAAAAACTTGTTGTAGAGGTCGCGGCCCACTTTGCTGACCACCACGTCCTCGCTGGTGCGAACCTGCTCGACTTTTTCGGCCACCGACGCGAAGAATTCCTCGACCTGAAAGGACGTGAGGTTCAGCCCGTAGAGCCGGTTCACGGTGTCGAGGTTGATGGGAATGGGCAACAGTTGCCCGTCTACGCTCGCCAGCACGCGGTGCTGATAGGGCCGCCACTCGGTGAAGCGCGACAGGTACTCGAACACGTCTTTCGAATTGGTGTGGAAAATATG
The nucleotide sequence above comes from Deinococcus radiodurans R1 = ATCC 13939 = DSM 20539. Encoded proteins:
- a CDS encoding phytoene desaturase family protein, whose translation is MSPSSLLDAVVVGAGPNGLAAAVTLARAGLRVQVLEAHERVGGGLSSAELTLPGFVHDVGSAIHPLAAASPAFREWPLHAFGLRWIHPPAPLGQTLAGGGSVTLERDLSATAAVLGADGPAWERLFAPLVQEWEELLDDILRPLPHVPRHPFTLARFGLRALPPADLLGRTLFRTPQARALWBGIAAHTGLPLTTPGTSAMTLVLALTAHAVGWPFPAGGAQALADALRRYLEYLGGEVITGVRVSQPRDLPPARVTLVDSSPAVLLRLLGDRAPASYRAALSRYRYGAGMQKFDYALSGPLPWQDERLRRAATVHIAGSAAEIVASEASLQSERPYLLAAQHSLFDPSRAPAGGHTLWVYAHVPNGSDADLRPRVEAQLERFAPGFHERVLACRVTTASQLERFSPVFVGGDVAGGAVTLPQLVARPVLSAAPYRTPVRGVYLCSSSTPPGGGIHGMCGVNAARTALADEFGFRK
- a CDS encoding SDR family oxidoreductase, with protein sequence MTNDDKTKQANGQPETAATENMPQEVPAETQEQQPGSEAEMSLAPVVIRDDYRGSDKLKGKVALISGGDSGIGRAVAVHFAREGADVAILYLDEHQDARDTLKMVQAEGRQGLIIAGDIGDPKFCQDAVAQVMKELGKLDILVNNAAEQHPQENLTDITPEQLERTFRTNIFGMFYLTQAALPHLQKGAVIVNTTSVTAYKGSPELLDYSSTKGAILAFTRSLSQNLADKGIRVNAVAPGPIWTPLIPSTFDQKRVAEHGKKTPLERPGQPAEVAPSYVFLASEDSSYITGQVLHPNGGDVVNG
- a CDS encoding FRG domain-containing protein, whose translation is MEDIRVASWLELLEVLNQNSWNAELRRFRSPYVFRGQGRAARLTTSLQRLAGETRDIERHLVRAFRKYTQANVQTENVLWYWLALGQHHGLPTRLLDWSYSPLVALHFATAEERDYDKDGVIWMLDMATTNAALPGPLSHLLRHEGSSVFRAAVCLPPTCWRRSARGRGFRA
- the glf gene encoding UDP-galactopyranose mutase produces the protein MTDLPSAVTNERTEQTNTTNEQQESKGFDYLIVGAGFAGSVLAERLASSGQRVLIVDRRPHIGGNAYDCYDDAGVLIHPYGPHIFHTNSKDVFEYLSRFTEWRPYQHRVLASVDGQLLPIPINLDTVNRLYGLNLTSFQVEEFFASVAEKVEQVRTSEDVVVSKVGRDLYNKFFRGYTRKQWGLDPSELDASVTARVPTRTNRDNRYFADTYQAMPLHGYTRMFQNMLSSPNIKVMLNTDYREIADFIPFQHMIYTGPVDAFFDFCYGKLPYRSLEFRHETHDTEQLLPTGTVNYPNDYAYTRVSEFKHITGQRHHQTSVVYEYPRAEGDPYYPVPRPENAELYKKYEALADAAQDVTFVGRLATYRYYNMDQVVAQALATFRRLQGQPEQGNAE